The Alteromonas mediterranea DE genome contains the following window.
TTGGATGTGCTTCGCGACCATAAACCGGTTGGAAAAAAAGTCGCAATTATTGGTGCGGGCGGCATAGGCTTTGATGTGGCCGAGTTCTTAGTTGAACATGAGCACTTGGCACAAGACAAGGAAAAATGGCTGGACCATTGGGGAATCGATAAAGGTTATTCAGCGCCTGGCGCGCTAAAAGAAAAAGCCATAGAGCCCTCTGAGCGTGAAGTGTATTTACTACAACGTAAGACCTCAAAAGTCGGAAAAGGACTTGGCAAAACAACGGGCTGGATCCATCGTCAGTCATTGAAACATCACAATGTTCAAATGATAAATGGCGTGAGCTACGAAAAGGTGGACGATGAAGGTCTACACGTCTTTATTAACGACGCGCCGAAGGTGTTGCCTGTAGACAATATTATCGTGTGTGCAGGGCAAGAGCCCTTTAAGCCACTACAGCAACCGCTTGAAGAGGCTGGCGTAAGTGTTCACATTATTGGCGGTGCCGACGTAGCGGCTGAACTCGACGCTAAACGGGCTATTCGCCAAGGCGCTGAGCTAGCAGCCCGAATCTAGAACTGATCGAACATGATAGCGTTGCCGTCTGGGTCTTTGACAATTAAATGCCCAGGGCCGCTATCACCTTTTACAGGAACTTCTAGGGCTAGCCCCTGCTCCACTAAGTTAGCTTGAAGGGCTCTCACGTCATTGGGATTAAAAGTCATGATGTTGTCTTCAAACATCCCCTCAAACAAGCCAATCATGGTAGACCCGTTTTTCATCATTAACCATTTATCTTCAATAGATCCACAGGAGGGCATGGCTTCGAAACCCAGTGCTTCATAAAATGTTTTCGATTTACTGATATCCTTAACGGCCAAACTCAACGAAAAAAGCCCTAATTCCACGTTTTCTCTCCATTACTTTTAGTAAAAAACTGTCTACTAATTACTCTAGTGAAGGGATGCAACAAGATCACTGCCATTGGTCGCAAAAACTAAAAAGCCAGTAAGGTCTATACTTACTGGCTTTAAGATGTTTTAAGATTTACTTATTTTCTCGTTATTTACGCGCTTTTTTGACTCGCGATCCATCGGTCAATTTTCTGCTCTAAAATAGCCAGTGGAATACCGCCTGTGTTGAGCACTTGGGCGTGGAATTCACGAATATCGAAATCATCGCCAAGGGCTTTTTCAGCACGAGCGCGCAGCTCTTGAATCTTAAGTGCGCCAACTTTATAAGACAGCGCTTGCGAAGGAATAGCGATATAACGCTCTACTTCTGCTACCACTTCCGTACGCGTCATACCTGAGTTATCAAGCATGAAGTCGATGGCTTGTTCACGGGTCCAACCTTTAGCATGAATACCGGTATCTACTACCAAACGCATTGCGCGAAGTTGTTCGTCTTGAAGCGTGCCGTAACGGTTCCACGGGTCTTCAAAGAAGCCCATTTCATAGCCTAGCGTTTCAGAATACAGCGCCCACCCCTCGCCAAACGCAGGTAGGAAACTAAAGCGCATGAACGACGGTAGCGCTTCATTTTCTTGCGCAAGACTCACTTGGAAATGATGACCTGGCGCGCCTTCGTGTAGGTATAAGGTAACGTTGCCCGTTGTTAAGCGGCTTGGCAAGTCGTACGCGTTAAAGTAGAAGGTTCCCGGGCGAGAACCATCTGGGGTGCCCGGCTGATAAGAGCCACCCGCGCTAAATTGCTCAATAGCAGGGTCGTAGGGCTTTATTTCTAACTCAGACTTAGGCAGCAATGAAAAGTATTGGTCAATTTTTTCGTCCACTTCACGACCAATATCATAATAGCTCTGGGTTAGCGCCTCACGACTTTCAGGCTTAAACTTGGGATCGGTGCGCACATAGTCGAAGAACTCGTTTAACGTGCCCTCAAATTTCACCTCGTCTTTAATCTCAAGCATGTCATTTTTGATACGCTTAACTTCTTTTAAGCCCAGCTTGTGAAGCTCATCAGGCGTCATTGGCAGTGTCGTTGAACCTTCTACCATCAATTGATAAAGCTTTGCACCACCTTTCATATCGCTAAGGCCAATACTTTCACGGGCAACAGGCAAATACTCATCCCGAAGAAAGTCGCGCATACGCGTGGTTGCATCGTAAATCTCTTGCGTCGCTTTCTCGTAGTCAGCGCTCAAACGCGCTTTTTCCTCGTCGGAAAAGCTCTCTGGAAACATGGTGATTGGTCCCCAGAACTGCGACTCTTTGATAGGGATAGCCAGCTGAGTATCAAACTGTTTTATCACACGGTCGATAGTTAGCTTAGTTTCAAGCACCCCACTTTCCATCCCTTCGCGAAACTTACCAATAGCACGGTCAGAAATCGCGATGTAATCCTTATGGCGAGATAAATTGTTCTCGTAATCTTCTACCGTTTTAAATGGTGCAGCGCCCTTTCCGCTCGCAAACGTAGGGTAAAAGGTATGGAATCCACTGAAGTGGTTCACAGGACGTACTTCTGTAAGCGCTTCAATTTCGTCTGACGACATCTTTAGCGAGCGCTCTTGGTTGTATTTAAATACATCGTAGGCAAGCTTATCAGTATCGCTTAACTTGCTGCGGTCAATTTGTTTAAGTTCTGACAAATTAAGCTGTGTAGCCGTTTTTCCCGCTAATGCGTGGGAGTCTGTCAAGAAGTCACCCATTCTGTCGGCATAGCGCATATCACCACGGAAAATCGCCATAATCGGATTAAGCTCTATATTTCGCTGATCAGCGGCAGCAAACAAGGCGAAGAGCTTCTCATGCTCAGTGTGCGCCGCTTTGGCGACCATTTCATTATCACCCTGATGATTGTGCGCATAGGTAACCGCAAGCGGTGAACTTAACGCAATTGCAACTGCACTGCTAACTAGCAACGTTTTGAATAATTTCATGATATTTCCTTGGATAGGAGCTTTTGCTCTGTCGTAATTATTATTGGCACTATATAGGCTACACAATAAAACCTATCTTATTGAGCGGGTAAGTGCGACATTTCGCCGCGCCACGCACGCTCATAGGCTTCTCGTGACAGTACACGTTGTGCGTAGTCACTTATATTTTGAAAGTCGATTGCTAACTTACTGCCCTTAGCCCACGCTAAAATATGCCCTGCAATAACGTCGGCCATAGTAAACATGTTACCGCAAACAAATTCGTTACCGCCAAGCATAGAAGCAAACACCCTGAGCGCACGCTGAAACTCCCACGCACTAACGCCGTGCATTTCCTCCAATCTTTGCGATTCGGGTAAAGCAAACGTGTGCTTGGCTAAATTCCAAACCGGCTGTTCTAGCTCACTGGTGAGAAATAGCATCATCTCTTCGTACTTAGCCCGCGAGAAACTGCCAGGCTCGGGAATAAATTCTTGCATACCGTGGCGCTCAGCCAAGTAAGTGACAATGGCAGCTGACTCAGACAGTGTGCCCTCGGGGGTTGCCAATACCGGTATTTTCGCCGATGGGCTTACTGCTTTATAGTCATCAGACAAATGCTGACCTTGTTTCAAGTCGATTAGTTTGTATTCGTAAGGTAAACCAATTTCTTCCAGCGCCCACGCTACACGAACCGAGCGGGTTTTAGGGTAACCGTAAAGTGTATACATGCCCTTGCCTCTAATGTGAATTTATATGCGCTAACTGTAAGGCTAATAGGATAAAAGTGCTACTTAGATATTGTTACTGAGTTTTACCGCCGTAACATGAATCTTCCATCTGTACGTCTTCAAAGAAATGAAACGTCCAAGGTAAAGCATACAGTAACTTTTTCATACACAGGGTATAACCCTTTCATTATGCGCTGCGGTTAATTTTGTTTAGCTAAACGCTGGCTTCCTTAGAGTCTACATTGGTAAAGGCCTTAACAGCTTTGCTGTAGAGTTCGCGCAACTGGTTTACTTTATGCTCGTTAAGGTTTGTAGTTTTCAAAAATACGTCATTAATCTAGTGAAGGAGAACACGATGAAAAAACGTTTATTATCTACCCTAGCAGGGTCTATCTCACTGATTCTAAGTGCAGGCAGCTTAGCAGGTCATCACCAACACGAAGGAAAAGAGGTGGTGATGAATAACCTTAAAACCAACCAGAGCATGGGTACTGTAAAGGTAAGCAGTTACGACGATGATGGTGTGGTTTTTACGCCTAACCTTTCCGGTTTAACGCCGGGTATACACGGGTTTCATGTTCATCAAAATGGTGATTGCTCAACGGCTATGAAAGACGGTAAAAAAATACTTGGTGGTGCTGCCGGCGGACACTTCGACCCAGAAGATACCAATAAACACAGAGCTCCATGGTCTGAGAAAGGGCACGAAGGCGATCTTCCCGTGCTGTATGTTGATGAAAACGGAAAAGCCACGCAGCCTATTTTCGCCCCAGAGCTAGAGCTTGAAGATATTGAAGGTCGTGCACTTATGATTCACGCAGGCGGCGACAACTACTCAGACTCCCCTAAAAAACTAGGTGGTGGCGGCGAACGCGTTGCTTGTGGCCTAATCGGTAAATAGGTTAATGGCAGTTAACCGCTAGCTACCCTAACAGAAGCGTTTAAACTAAAAGCCCCCGGTAATCAAACATCTCAATTACTGGGGGCTTTTTACATCTAAATTTTTAAGCGGATATAAATAAAGCTCGCTAACAGAAGCGAGCTTTTTAAAATGTGTTTACTGTTTTCTAGCGCCTAGCGCGTTTACCTCAACGGCCAGTAACCCTCAGTGCTAACACCTCAGCTATTATTTAGCTTATATTCCAACGTAATGTTGGCATTAAGTAATTGAGACACAGGGCAGTTTTCTTTCGCTTCCTGAGCAATCTTCTCAAACTCGTCTTCTGTGATACCTTCAACTTCAGCGTCTAATGTTAACGCCGACTTGGTAATTTCAAAACCGTCATCGCTTTTGTCTAGGCTTATTTTGGCTGTGGTATTTAATTCGCCGTCATCATACCCTGCATCGGATAATGCAAAAGAAAGCGCCATGGTGAAACAACTCGCATGGGCGGCACCAATCAATTCTTCGGGGTTAGTCCCTTTTCCATCTTCAAAACGTGTATTAAAACCATAGGGCTGATTAGATAAGGCGCCCGTTTCCGTGGAAATACTGCCCTTTCCTTCTTTACCCAGCGGTTTGTATGCTGCACTACCTGATTTGACTATCGACATATTATCTTCCTTACTTTCTACTTAATTAAATCTGAGCCAAGCTCTTTTAGAGACCTGAACAAACGACAACCGGCTGCACGAAGTAAAGCAACGCTTGATTAGCGTTAAGCAAAACTGACCTACCTCACAGAGTGAAATCACACGTTGTCGCGTATTTTGACTCACACGTAATTGCTGAGATGCAAATGCTCTGCCGATCGAAAGGCTCTTACTACAGTCCTTGTCATGGCAGGGCTACAGAGCAGTCGGGTGAAAAAAGATGGCGTTCACTTTGCTACCAGTGAACGCAGGCTACAGAGTCTGATGAAAATTTTACTTACCCTCTTTTGGCATTAATTGTTTTTGATTCTAGTGCGATACTGTTAATCGCTAGCTAAGCTTTTTCTTTTATAAGCGAGGAAAAAGAGATGCTACAAACTGCGATAAAATTAATTGCAGCCTAAACCGTTCTTTGACCCTTTTGATGACAGAGGGCAGTTTTGCGACAAAGGTCCCAGCTACCTAAGCGCTATTTTTGTTGCGAACGATAAAGAACGTGCTATCGCCGAAAAAACAAAAGCTGACGTAATCACCCAGTTTCCGAATAAAGACGTGGTAATACCAATACTTGATGCTTCTACTTTTTATCCAATTAAAGGTGATGAAATAGGCCACCAAGATTTCTATAAGAAAAGTCCTGTTCGGTACAAATTCTACCGTTGGAACTGTGGTCGCGATCAGCGCTTAAAAGAAATCTGGGGCGACAAAGCC
Protein-coding sequences here:
- a CDS encoding VOC family protein, with amino-acid sequence MELGLFSLSLAVKDISKSKTFYEALGFEAMPSCGSIEDKWLMMKNGSTMIGLFEGMFEDNIMTFNPNDVRALQANLVEQGLALEVPVKGDSGPGHLIVKDPDGNAIMFDQF
- a CDS encoding DUF885 domain-containing protein: MKLFKTLLVSSAVAIALSSPLAVTYAHNHQGDNEMVAKAAHTEHEKLFALFAAADQRNIELNPIMAIFRGDMRYADRMGDFLTDSHALAGKTATQLNLSELKQIDRSKLSDTDKLAYDVFKYNQERSLKMSSDEIEALTEVRPVNHFSGFHTFYPTFASGKGAAPFKTVEDYENNLSRHKDYIAISDRAIGKFREGMESGVLETKLTIDRVIKQFDTQLAIPIKESQFWGPITMFPESFSDEEKARLSADYEKATQEIYDATTRMRDFLRDEYLPVARESIGLSDMKGGAKLYQLMVEGSTTLPMTPDELHKLGLKEVKRIKNDMLEIKDEVKFEGTLNEFFDYVRTDPKFKPESREALTQSYYDIGREVDEKIDQYFSLLPKSELEIKPYDPAIEQFSAGGSYQPGTPDGSRPGTFYFNAYDLPSRLTTGNVTLYLHEGAPGHHFQVSLAQENEALPSFMRFSFLPAFGEGWALYSETLGYEMGFFEDPWNRYGTLQDEQLRAMRLVVDTGIHAKGWTREQAIDFMLDNSGMTRTEVVAEVERYIAIPSQALSYKVGALKIQELRARAEKALGDDFDIREFHAQVLNTGGIPLAILEQKIDRWIASQKSA
- a CDS encoding glutathione S-transferase family protein; this encodes MYTLYGYPKTRSVRVAWALEEIGLPYEYKLIDLKQGQHLSDDYKAVSPSAKIPVLATPEGTLSESAAIVTYLAERHGMQEFIPEPGSFSRAKYEEMMLFLTSELEQPVWNLAKHTFALPESQRLEEMHGVSAWEFQRALRVFASMLGGNEFVCGNMFTMADVIAGHILAWAKGSKLAIDFQNISDYAQRVLSREAYERAWRGEMSHLPAQ
- the sodC gene encoding superoxide dismutase family protein is translated as MKKRLLSTLAGSISLILSAGSLAGHHQHEGKEVVMNNLKTNQSMGTVKVSSYDDDGVVFTPNLSGLTPGIHGFHVHQNGDCSTAMKDGKKILGGAAGGHFDPEDTNKHRAPWSEKGHEGDLPVLYVDENGKATQPIFAPELELEDIEGRALMIHAGGDNYSDSPKKLGGGGERVACGLIGK
- a CDS encoding OsmC family protein; translation: MSIVKSGSAAYKPLGKEGKGSISTETGALSNQPYGFNTRFEDGKGTNPEELIGAAHASCFTMALSFALSDAGYDDGELNTTAKISLDKSDDGFEITKSALTLDAEVEGITEDEFEKIAQEAKENCPVSQLLNANITLEYKLNNS